GTCAGCGCCTTCTGCACCTGCGGGGTGTTGCGCAGGGTCTCCAGCGCCTCCTCGCCGCGCTCGGCGAGGTAGCCGTAGAGCTGCAGCGCGGCCTGGGTGTAGGCGTCGACGAGCTTGCGCAGCTCGGCGGGCTCCAGCTTGGCGCGCAGCCCGCTGAGGTCCTTGGGCAGTTCGTCGGCGGCGGACTTGGCGGCCTCGGCACCGTCCTTGGCGGCCTCGCGGGCCTTGCCGAGCGCGTCGGCGACGGCCTTGGCGGCCAGGTCACCGGCACCGAGCGCGGCCAGCAGCGGGGTGCGCGCCTGCTCCAGCACGGTGGTGACGACGGCGCCCGCCTGCTCGCGGGCCTTGCGGACGTCCTCGGAAGTCGGCAGCGTAGCCATGGTTGTTCTCTCCTCAGTTCTGGCGAGTCTCGGAAGACGGGGACGCATCGCCTTGTCCGTCCACAGTGGACGTTTCGGCGCGGTTCTCCCGCCGGAAGGATTGGTAGACGTCGAGCAGCACCTGCTTCTGCCGCTCGGTGAGTTCGGCGTCGGCGAGCACGGCGTCGACGACGGCGCCGCTCTCCCGCTCCTCGAGGATTCCGGCCTGCACGTAAAGCGCCTCGGCCGAGATCCGCAGCCCCTTGGCGATCTGCTGCAGGATCTCCGCGCTCGGCTTGCGCAGCCCCCGCTCGATCTGGCTCAGGTAGGGGTTGGACACCCCGGCCTGCTTGGCCAGCTGCCGCAGGGAGATCTGCGCGTTGGAGCGCTGCGTCCGGATGTACTCACCGATGTCGCGGACCGTGCCGACAACGGCCTCGTTGACGTCGCTGACGGCTTTCTCGACCCGGCCCATCCGGCCACCTCCTCTCGCTGTTACCCGACAGTACGCACAGGTGCTAGCTGTTGCAAGCAGAGTGCTTGCAGGAGGGAGGTGGCCTTGCCCACATCGGCCCGTATACCGTCTTGACGTGCGAGAACAGGCTCCGGCACTACTAGCGGTCGCGGCCGGCGGCATCGTCGGTGCGCTCGCCAGGTACGGCATCGCGGTCACCGTCAGTGGTCCTCACGACGGGTTTCCCGTGGCCACCTTCGGCATCAACGTGCTCGGCTGCCTGCTCATCGGCGCCCTGATGGCCTTGCCCGTCAAGGGACTGCGCAGGCCCTTCCTCGGCACCGGCGTGCTCGGCGGCTTCACCACCTTCTCCGGCTACGCCGTGGAGACCGAACGCCTGCTCGCGGGCGGTCACCTGCTGACCGCCGCGCTCTACGTCTTCGGCACGCTGCTCGCCGCACTCGCCGCGGTGGTGCTGGGAGCGAGGCTCGCCCGGTGAACGCACTCCTCGTCGCGCTCGGCGCCGGGATCGGCGCCCCCCTGCGGTACCTGGCCGCCCAGCGGTTCGGCACCCGGGGCATCTTCGCGGTCAACGTGATCGGCTCGTTCGTGCTCGGCGTGCTCACCGGAGCGGCGGTGGCGGCCCCCGGCATGGCACTGCTCGGCACCGGGCTCTGCGGTGCGCTGACCACGTACTCCACCTTCGGCTACGAGAACGTGGAGCTGCTCCGGCGGGGCGCGGGCCGGGCGGCGCTGCTGAACGTCGCGGGCAGCGTCGTGCTCGGCGTGCTCGCCGCGGCGGGCGGGTTCGCGGCCGGAGCTGCCCTGTTCGGCTGAAGGCGCGGCGGGCCACGGGGCGTTACCGTGAACGCCGAGGTGCGCCATGGGCGAGTTGAGCAAGCGCAAGGCACAACGGCTGCGCAACCGGATGGCCGCGACGCTGGCCGAACAGGGCGCATTGGCCGATCCGCACTGGCGCGCGGCCTTCGAGCAGGTACCGAGGCACCTGTTCCTGCCCCGGTTCTTCCGACCGCACCCGGACGGCGGCTGGACGGCGGTCGCCGACTCCGACCACGAGTGGCTGGAGCTGGTCTACTCGGACTGGGTGTGGGTGACCCAGCTCGACTGCGACGACCGCAGGTGGGCCCTCGCCCGGCGGCAGGGACGCACGCCCGGCACCGCGACCTCCTCCTCCAGCATGCCGACGATCATGGCGATCATGTTGGAGGCGCTGCGGATCCGTGGCGGCGAGAAGGTGCTGGAGGTCGGCACCGGGACGGGTTACAACGCGGCACTGCTGTGCCACCGGCTCGGCCCGCGCAACGTGTCCACAGTGGACGTCGACCCGCTGGTGCTGCGCCGGGCGGCAGCCAACCTGGAGCGCGCGGGCTACCGACCGACCCTGGCCACCGCGGACGGCGCGGCGGGCTACCCCCCGACCGCGCCGTACGACCGGGTGCTCGCCACCTGCTCGGTGAGCAGCATCCCGTTGCCCTGGCTGGCCCAGACGGTGGTCGGCGGTCTGATCGTGACGACGCTGCACCGGCCGCTCGGGGCGGGCCTCGTGCGCATCACCGCGGGCCGCAACAACACCGGCGAAGGCACGGTGCTGCCCGCGGACGGCCGGTTCATGCCGCTGCGCGCCCATCGGGGCCCTGACATCACCGACCTGCTGCGCGATGTCGGGGACTGCTCGGGGCCCCGGTCGCCGACGGCCCTCGGGATGAACGTGGTGACCAGCCCGAGCAGCGCGTTCGAGTTCTTCGCCGGTCTGGCGCTGCCGGGCGTGCGGCCCGCGACCGGGATGACCGTCGGCGAGCTGCGGCAGAACTGGCTGGTGCACCCGGACGGCTCCTGGGTCCGGCACACCTCCGAGCGCGGGCGGCACCACGTCGAGCAGGGCGGCCCGCGACGGCTGTGGGACGAGACCGAGCAGGCCTACGAACGCTGGCGCGCGCTCGGCGAACCCCGCCGGGAGCAATTCCGGCTCACCATCGATCCCGGCGGTCAATGGATCTGGCTCGATGAGCCTTCTGGAGGACACCACTGGGAACTCGAATCCGCGTAATCTGAACCCATGATCTGCCCGAAATGCAATGACGCGATGGTGAACTACGAGCGCAACGGCGTGCACGTCGACCAGTGCCGCGGCTGCCAGGGCCTCTACCTCGACCCCGGTGAGCTGGAGCAGCTGGTCAAGGCGTCGAGCAAGTACTACGAGCACAAGCGCGCGAACGGCGGGGAGGTCGACGACAAGAAGCGGAAGCGCGACAAGGACGACGGTTTCTTCGAGGAGATCCTCGACTTCATCATCTGATCCGCGTACCCGCACTGGTAATTTTACTAGAATGCGCCGGAGATATCTGCATGGAAATGCATCATTCGGTGCGCAGACCCTCCGAGCGCATCGCCCGGCGCAGCTGCGGCAGCGTCATCACCGTCGCCAGCAGCACCGCGAGCACCGCCGCCACCCCCGTCATGCCGATGGCCTCCCAGTCGTAGCTCCGCGGCATCGGGGTGGTGTTCAGCACCAGCGCCGCCAGGCCGAGGCCGCACACCAGTGCGGCCCCCGTCCCGAGCACGACCGGCACGGCGTTCTGCCACAGCACCGACCACGCCAGGGTCGAGTACGGCACTCCGGTCGCCGACAGCACCGCGAACTGCCGCCTGCGGTGCCTGACGTGCTCGAAGGCCACCACCAGCAGCCCGCCCGCCGCCAGCGCGAGCGTCACCACGGAGGCCACCGTGACCAGCCGCCGGATCGCCGTGTAGGTCCGCTCGGAGTCGGAGGCCGGCGTCGCCCGTGCGGAGAAGCTGAGCGTCCTGGTCAATCCGATCTCGTTGCGAATCGCTTCCAGGGCGAGCGAATCGTGCT
The window above is part of the Allokutzneria albata genome. Proteins encoded here:
- a CDS encoding helix-turn-helix domain-containing protein, with product MGRVEKAVSDVNEAVVGTVRDIGEYIRTQRSNAQISLRQLAKQAGVSNPYLSQIERGLRKPSAEILQQIAKGLRISAEALYVQAGILEERESGAVVDAVLADAELTERQKQVLLDVYQSFRRENRAETSTVDGQGDASPSSETRQN
- a CDS encoding TFIIB-type zinc ribbon-containing protein, with product MICPKCNDAMVNYERNGVHVDQCRGCQGLYLDPGELEQLVKASSKYYEHKRANGGEVDDKKRKRDKDDGFFEEILDFII
- the tgmC gene encoding ATP-grasp peptide maturase system methyltransferase, which produces MGELSKRKAQRLRNRMAATLAEQGALADPHWRAAFEQVPRHLFLPRFFRPHPDGGWTAVADSDHEWLELVYSDWVWVTQLDCDDRRWALARRQGRTPGTATSSSSMPTIMAIMLEALRIRGGEKVLEVGTGTGYNAALLCHRLGPRNVSTVDVDPLVLRRAAANLERAGYRPTLATADGAAGYPPTAPYDRVLATCSVSSIPLPWLAQTVVGGLIVTTLHRPLGAGLVRITAGRNNTGEGTVLPADGRFMPLRAHRGPDITDLLRDVGDCSGPRSPTALGMNVVTSPSSAFEFFAGLALPGVRPATGMTVGELRQNWLVHPDGSWVRHTSERGRHHVEQGGPRRLWDETEQAYERWRALGEPRREQFRLTIDPGGQWIWLDEPSGGHHWELESA
- a CDS encoding fluoride efflux transporter FluC, with the translated sequence MNALLVALGAGIGAPLRYLAAQRFGTRGIFAVNVIGSFVLGVLTGAAVAAPGMALLGTGLCGALTTYSTFGYENVELLRRGAGRAALLNVAGSVVLGVLAAAGGFAAGAALFG
- a CDS encoding fluoride efflux transporter FluC, whose protein sequence is MREQAPALLAVAAGGIVGALARYGIAVTVSGPHDGFPVATFGINVLGCLLIGALMALPVKGLRRPFLGTGVLGGFTTFSGYAVETERLLAGGHLLTAALYVFGTLLAALAAVVLGARLAR